The following is a genomic window from Plectropomus leopardus isolate mb chromosome 3, YSFRI_Pleo_2.0, whole genome shotgun sequence.
TGACGATTTGGCTCGTGTGGCTaaattttccataaaaatgtatagaaTACAGTAACACAATAAATGCAGACTGTATGCTCGTATGGTGGGGGAGGataggacagagagaggacaggacagAGAGAAGCAAACAAGCTGTGGCGTCCTCACTCTGCCCTCGTCTCCTTATGTTTCAGTTCAATGTGACTATTGGATTTGAATAATCGTTTGAATCACTCTTCCAAAGGGCATCttctcacacaaaaaaacatgtgacctcttattgcagtttttaatatgaaggatttttatcaatttaagaaaacttttaaaaaggtaaaaatactTAAAGAGAACCTCATTTTAAATTAAGAATAGATCAAAAAGTAACTGTGTCCTTTGCTATTCGCTCCTGTTCTAGCGTTGTATAGATCGAAGCTCTCTCACTGATCCTCTCTCAGTCCTCTGTGTATATCGATCGTTGGCCATCTCTGTACTTCTATTGTGATGTATAATACTGTACCATTAGGAAGATTTGCTGGTCGGGTGGGGTGGTTACGTTGAGTCGGGGAGGGGTCGGGGATTCAAGGGAAGGGGATATTAATGATTCTCCTGTACCATTCATGGTCCTTTCTAATGACACGGCAGTATTCAATATGAAGCAGTCTGTCTCTTGGGTTTGCTTTGTATTTTCATGGTAGGATAGTTCAGAATCTTGTCTTAGGGACTTAGGTGTCTTGTGTAGGTAATAAAGATGttctttgtatgtttctttATATTGTAAAGTTTCTTtagactgaaagaaaaacagataatttgcttatcaaaaaagaaacaatgcatCAATAATAAATGTCATTTGATTTTTCCTTGTTGTTTGAATCTCTTCCTCTGGGCTTTCATTTAGCTTTCAGCGGTCATATTATGCAGCACACATGCTGAAGTTATATTCACTTTAATAGAAGATCACTTAAGCCTCATCTTACACTCTTTAACTGCtattgaaaaacaacaacatttaaacattgtAGCAAAATGTTACCATATATCAAAACATTATACATTGTGTAATGAATGTTATCTAAAGAAAATTTAACATGTTAGTTATGGAAAATTTGCatattgtgtaaaatatatacttttctTCAATACAAATTGCATCTATTATCCCAAGTACAATCCACATTAGTACTTAAAATCTTATTTATCATCTATTGATTCTGTTATCATTCAGTTTCAGTAATTTCGAGTGAATACCATTTATGTGGCAAAACCAACCATGGACATTTTTATTCTCGTAAAAAAGCATTGAAATAAACACAGTCATTCAAACTTCTTTGTCCTtcaatagaaaaagaaagacctTGGTCTCAGTATATCCACCTAATGAGATAAGGGTTGAATAAAAATGGCCTACTTCACATTTGGATTTCTCAGTTTGACATATTGTAAAATGAATGGTGTTTCCATAAAAGATTTGAAAAGACAGAATAAAGCACgagataaatacaaaaatatacctCTGGGGGGCTGCAGTAAGTAGGTTAAGGgtcaagtctttttttgttgttgtaaatgttAGTCTAtgaaagacattcaaaataagaCATAGGGAGGGAAATAAAAGGACTTACTGCAACTTCATGGTTGCAAAAATTGGTTGTCGGATTCGTCTATAAACTGCAACTGCAGTCCTCTGGATGCCTAAGAGGTCAAGTATTAATATGCATGAAAAGCTCCAATAGAAGAAGAGGAGCTCAAGGTTAACAGGAAGCAGCTTGCTGGGATGAGCTAAAGACCGCTACGAAGTCAGTTTGACGTTGTATAAACAGCAACACATACGGGTCCCACAGGTTTGTCGTTCTCCAACGTCAAACAGACTTCATCTCTTTAAACTGGAGGGGAGATTGTCCGGGACCAAAACAACCCTCTGCAGATAGTGTTTGAAGGTAATGTGctgtttattttgataaacGGGCTTATCACAAATGACGCTGTGACTCCCTCGCTTTATACGAAGTCGACGTAAGCAGCGGTTCATCGTAAAACAAGATAGAAACAGCCCGGCCGATATTACAGCTAATGCTAGTTTGCAACTTACTCGGCTAACGGCTGATAGCAGTTAGCCTGCTAGCAGCTTGAGGAGATATTAGCGGTGGGATAACTTGTCAGAAACTTCTGGAAACGTGTGGCTAGCTTTGCTCCTGTTACTCGAAATATAACGTTACGGTTGTAGCAAACAGTAAACTGGTGAGTTTTAATTTTGACCGTAATGTACATTTGTTACTTGAAAATAATGAGCCTGTTAGTCCTGGTTGTTTTGGATGACAGTTACTTTACTGTAGATGTGTTAGCACAGTCACATGCTCGCCGATGTGTTGGGTTTTAATTGATAACTTTAACGTTACTCCGATTTTGGACACTTGAGAAGTTAATGtagttgcttgtttttaaagttgttaTCCTTCTTTCTTATAGTATTCTGCTATGGCTGAAAAAGAGGAGACTATAGACGCCTCTGATAGCCATGACAGTGCGCCAACAGCAAAGAAGAATGGACGGACCTCATTGCTGGACAGCGGGGAGGACTTCGAAGTTTTAGATGAAGAAGACATTGATGATGATGACCCTCCTCCTCTGGAAGATGCCGGTGGAGGGAAGcgaaaaaacacagatgagtctgaaaagaaaaatgcagacaCAGATTCAGACCCTCTTGGTCCAGTGGAGGAATGGCTGGATGTATTAGGTATGTGGCAAAAGCCCCATATGAAGGCACTttagtagttttattttattagcacCCAAGATTAACTAAAAGCAAGTATAATAACAAACATAACTAGAattgtgcaggagaggttaAGAAACCAGAAAAGGCTTTTATGAATGGGTGCCAGATTGTGAAAATTCCTGGGGGACAGCTGCTTCTCACATCACAGAGGTTATTTacctagcaaaaaaaaagaaaaatcacatacaaatgacacaaagactgtttttaacttggagtaaaaaaatactcaacttTCCACCACTCCTGAAAGCGGTGACCCTCACTGAGGACTTTATGCTTCTTTGCTTTGGGCTTCTTGGTGTTAGGCATCGTGAGTTTGTTCATTTATAGCCtgttaatgaaaacacatgaaTTTTGCCCATGTAGTTCCTACTTGGTGCGTGTCTGCAACAGGGCTGTGCATTTTCACTTTTCTCATGATTCAGTTATGATTATCATGTCAACAATTCGATTCCACAGTGCATCACGACATTATATCCTTAATTTTCTACATTAATGCACATAACTACTTTTTCCATTAATAAATACAAGCCCGCAGATAAATATGAACTcccctttttattatttaaagattttgttACAAATCAAATTGAAATGTTCCAATTCCAAAACCCAAACTAATGCATCTGCAGTCTAGCTGCTGCCTCTAGCAACTATCTTCTGCTCCAAGAAAAGAAACTGAATGTCCTGAATGTGGCAAATATCACAAACATGACTTGAGTCTACACACAGCAGACAACAGGAGTATTTACAACAGTAAAAACTAAGATTGCATCAAACTTTGAAGTACTTTATATAGTGCAGTGTACTTCTTCATAAAAGAAATGGTTGAACATTAAATTAATGGTTTCTACCAAGAAGTTATTTTGAACTGTAGAACTTTATTGTCCAGCCACCACTCGAAAATGAACAAGCAATGTTAATTGGCTATAATCGATGATGTGCTGTCATTGCATCGATGCAGAATCGGCCATGTCCGCATCAGTTCATTTCAACACCCCTagtctacaaactgtatgattGTCATGCCGTTGtgcatgaataaaaataaatgcaagtgATCTCAATTGATTGACAGACGAGACGAGGGCCTTTTAAAATTGGCCTTAGGGCAAAAAATTGAGCCCCGGGCCGGACTTTGGACATGACCGCTCTACAGACACTGATCAGTGCTGTGACTCACTGAAAATGATATGATGGTGTTTGTTTCCAGGTAATGAccagttaaagaaaaaagtactgGAAGCAGGGGAAGGGAGAGATAGTCGGCCACAGAAAGGACAGAATGTGAAGATTAATCTTAAAACATCCCTGAAGGACGGGACACTTGTGGAGGAGCAGACTGACCTCTCGTTCACTCTTGGAGATGGAGATGTCATCCAGGTAAAAAAGGACAATTTGGGATACTTTataaatgagacagacaagatAGAGTGATTTTATAATAGGTTATGGGTTGTTTGTGTTATCCTACTCATTGTTGTTAGTATTATGCTGTAGTATctgtaataatatttttctcttttcaggcGCTGGATCTTACAGTGCAGCTCATGGAAATGGGAGAGAAGGCCCTCATCCAGGCTGATGCAAAATACGCATATGGTGCCCGGGGGAGGTAGGAACATGCTTTGATCTAGCTGCTAAAGGCTGtgtaaactgcagtttttaatgttaagaaaaaaagtacacaatagatgtaaaatgtctttcttctgtttaaacaaaacaacacagcttTACTTGCTTTACAGGCTTGACAAGCTCTGTGATGCACACTATCATCGAGACATGTGACAGTTGAAATTCCTTGTGTGCAAtttagtgatttatttatttgtcttatttcCTTAACTCCTGAACTTGACTGGGTTTCTTCATCCTTCCAGTCTTGAGCCTGAGGTCCCCCCGAACGCTGAGGTGTCCCTAGAAGTGGAACTGTTGGAAGCTACTGATGCCCCAGACCTGGAGCTTCTGCCTCCTGCAGAAAAGATTGCCCTGGCCAGCCATAAGAGAGAGCGAGGCAATGTTCATTATCAGCGAGGCGACTACGCTTTTGCCGTCAACTCGTACAGCATTGCCCTGCAGATAACAGAGTCTAGCTCTAAAGGTGAGGCGCTGACTAAGGAGTCGTGACTAAAGGAAAAGGCTTTCTATAACGTAGCATGACCCAAGGCTTAGAGGGTATCAACTAGGTAGGGCAGCATGGTGCTCAAAGAGTTGATGCTTacttttatatgcatttttggaaGTTTTAGATTCATCCCAAAAACCGGGGACCTGTACCACAGCACATCCTACCCCGCCTTAGATTGTGATGTGCAGGGAATAGATTTTTTCATGTTGAACTTAACTAATGTCTTTATAACAACGCACTGAtggacattattattataacattcaGTTGTAAGAttctgttttatgactttttaaacagGTTTTTGACTCTTTGTTTATGTTGTGGTTTCTTTTGCTGCAGTCGACATCACTCCTGAGGAGGAGAACGAGCTGATGGATGTAAGAGTGAAGTGTTTAAACAACATGGCTGCTTCTCAGCTGAAACTGGACCACTATGAAGCAGCACTTAAATCTTGTGTCTCGGCACTGGAACACCAGCCAGACAACATTAAAGCACTTTTCCGCATGGGCAAGGTACAtgctgctcttcttctttgGCTTTCTCTATTAGTCTGTGAAAGACTATTTTATCaaaatgctgtgttttctctgtaggTGCTGGCCTTGCAAGGTGAATACACAGAAGCCATTCAAAGTCTGAGGAAGGCGCTGAAGTTGGAGCCGAGCAACAAGGTACTTTTGGCCTCTTCacataaatgttttgcaaaacacaGCTTTTATGTGGAGAAATATCAGTTCCTTTATATGCCCAGTAGGTGGCACCATTTGGTAAAATATCAAATCAGTTTGTAATGCAAGGTCAGGTGGACTGCTGATTCATCATTTCAGAGgatctgttttcatgttgttgctGTAAATAGGTTTGCCCTGCACCCCAGCCATATCTAATACCTAGCCACTGTTCCTGTTCTCGGCTTATAGAGTCGGGTATATGTGGTTCTCTGGCTACACGAGGCCATTTGACAGAACTCCGCTCAGTGCGTGGGCTCCTTGGATTCActgtgagctgcagcagcatggtACTCATGCCCAGAATCCCCCACTTGAGTCCTACACCAATCTGTCAAACAGCACATGGCCTGGCCACCACTTAAGCTTTTCATCCAGCACACAGTGTAAATGTAATGCACTGTTAGATTATACAATCGTGCATGTGAggtgtattttgttgtttaataagCTTGCATGTAGTTAGCAGTGTAGGGGTTAGGGCcgggcaatatatcaatattgtatCAACATTGTGATAGACTAGACATCTTAGGTTTTGAAGAACGTTGTATTTTAAGTGTAAAAGGATCAGAtacaaaaggtaaaattaattaccaaatgatttaaaacatttaaaataaaaatcagcattacagtaaagtgatgttcTTCTCTGAACTTACCAGGCTGCTCTAGTTGATCTGTTATTTgcttttacccacttagtcagtATGTCCGCATTACTACTGGTGTTAATATTTcggaaagcaccaatagtcaactcTACAATATCTTTGCAAAATCATTATCAAGGTAAGGTCAAACCTATTGtggtatttgattttttccacatgatCCAGCCCTCGTTGGGGGTAACACAGTACCGTACTCACATTACATTTGTCTGTAACTCAGTAATATACAGTAACATTTGACTGTTCCTCAGGGTTGGAAGTCAgaaccagccaccagccaaatgctggtaaaatatgcaagtggctgctagatttgcttctcTTACCAGCCAAAATTTTGGTTTCCACCTGCCACAGAGAAAGGTTTATTTCCAGCCCTGCTGTTCATAAATTAAGTAATCACATTACAGATACTTATAGTTACCTAGATTGTCACATAAGTTCTTTAGTAATCTGCAGAAGGGGTAAACCGTCAAATGTGCTGACAACGCTTTTGTGCGCCCGTGGAGAGGCTCTTCAGTCTGGGCACTCTTGTGTTGACTTCAAGGAGGAACAGGTTGTCTGACAAATGACTTGAGAGCGCCCCTCTTCATGAAGTGAAACCACCGCTTTAGTAATAAGCACATAACATTAGCTTGACTAGTCTCCTATAAAGCCACGTTTTGGTGAACATGTGACTTGAGCGAGTTTCTTTGGCCCATTAATTGCAGTTCATCTGTTCATAtgccattttgatttttttaaaactcctaAATCTATTATCATCTAATGTTTTTAGGAAGGTCAGTCccttaaagtattttatttaggACTAGTACTATATTATTTTGAGGCAGTTAATATTTGTCAGGATGGCCAACGTCCTATATATTGTTTAATTAACTGACGTATTTTATTTTGAGGCAGTTACAGCCTACGGCAGTATCGTCTtgattcttcttcttttgaGCCTTGTTTTGGGCTGATACGTGGGCATAGATACGGTTTAATGTAATATTGTTAACTGTCAATAACGTGACACTAAAGTCAAGTTGACaagtaatataaataatttctttCTACAGggagtaaataagtaaataatgcCTGATTTTCTACTAAAAGTAACGAGAAAtgaattttactttatttgagtCCGACACTGGTAGTTAGGGATATTTACATATCTTAAATATAAAGATGCTTGTTGTAGATTGTTTGCACTTTCAGGCACTTTTGCGTAAGTGTCAATACATATCTGTCAGTCTTGTGTATGTTTGCAATGTCTCAACACacattttgaaactggtgcGAGAATAGCTGTTTTTCGTGTTAAAATAGACTCGCCTCTTAATGCTgtaacaatggaaaaaaagtccCTAAATAACCTCATGTTCTAACAGCAAGAACAGTGGGTGTGCTTCAGTGACAATGCCAGAACACTCCCATTATAATCAATGAGGCGGTCTTGAATAGAAGCAGGCATCACCGAGTGACAGGATGTCGCTCTGTCTCCTTCTTCTCCAGGCTT
Proteins encoded in this region:
- the fkbp8 gene encoding peptidyl-prolyl cis-trans isomerase FKBP8; the encoded protein is MAEKEETIDASDSHDSAPTAKKNGRTSLLDSGEDFEVLDEEDIDDDDPPPLEDAGGGKRKNTDESEKKNADTDSDPLGPVEEWLDVLGNDQLKKKVLEAGEGRDSRPQKGQNVKINLKTSLKDGTLVEEQTDLSFTLGDGDVIQALDLTVQLMEMGEKALIQADAKYAYGARGSLEPEVPPNAEVSLEVELLEATDAPDLELLPPAEKIALASHKRERGNVHYQRGDYAFAVNSYSIALQITESSSKVDITPEEENELMDVRVKCLNNMAASQLKLDHYEAALKSCVSALEHQPDNIKALFRMGKVLALQGEYTEAIQSLRKALKLEPSNKTIHAELSKLVKKHSEQRGAEQAMYKKMLGNPANSSGSTQKHRAKSSWGLSWKWLFGATAVAIGGVALSVVIAARN